From the Desulfuromonas thiophila genome, the window GAAAGGAATTGCCCGAGGGCTATCCCTGCGCATGGATCACGGCACCCAGTACCTCTCAGACCATTTTCAGAACCAGATCAAGTTCTGGGGGATCACTCCCAGCTTTGCCTTTGTTGCCGAACCCCAGACCAATGGAGTTGCCGAACGGTTCAACCGCACCTTGAAAGAGCAGGCCATCTATGGCCGGGTTTTCCGTAACATCACCGACGTTCGCGAAGCCGTGATGACCTTCGTGGAGCTTTAC encodes:
- a CDS encoding integrase core domain-containing protein, with translation KGIARGLSLRMDHGTQYLSDHFQNQIKFWGITPSFAFVAEPQTNGVAERFNRTLKEQAIYGRVFRNITDVREAVMTFVELYNSEWRVEKNGFRSPDEIRQAA